One window from the genome of Dyella sp. A6 encodes:
- a CDS encoding GNAT family N-acetyltransferase, translating into MSPPFLIRPITPRDDAAVAAIIRAVMPEFGADGPGFAIHDTEVDSMHAAYAQPHSAYFVVELDGHVVGGGGIAALVGGEPGVCELRKMYFLPEARGIGAGRAMMERCLDAARDAGFARCYIETLTGMDAAQALYRRHGFVALCAPMGGTGHHGCDRYYIRDL; encoded by the coding sequence ATGTCCCCTCCTTTCCTGATCCGACCGATCACGCCGCGCGACGATGCCGCGGTGGCCGCGATCATCCGCGCCGTGATGCCCGAATTCGGTGCCGACGGTCCCGGCTTCGCCATCCACGACACCGAAGTGGACAGCATGCATGCCGCCTACGCCCAGCCGCACAGCGCCTACTTCGTGGTGGAGCTGGACGGTCACGTGGTCGGCGGCGGTGGCATCGCAGCGCTGGTGGGCGGCGAGCCCGGCGTGTGCGAGCTGCGCAAGATGTATTTCCTGCCCGAAGCGCGTGGCATCGGCGCCGGGCGCGCCATGATGGAGCGCTGCCTGGATGCGGCACGCGATGCCGGCTTCGCACGTTGCTACATCGAAACCCTGACCGGCATGGACGCGGCGCAGGCGCTTTACCGGCGCCATGGCTTCGTCGCGTTGTGCGCCCCCATGGGCGGCACCGGACACCATGGCTGTGACCGCTACTACATCCGCGATCTCTGA
- a CDS encoding N-acetyltransferase family protein, translating to MPVAIRIAREEDASAIHAIYTPHVNQGVATFETTPPGDEAMRGRIRARLPQYPWLVWEEHGEVLAYAYAGRFRERAAYDWIAETSIYVHSDAQRRGIARRLYSALLDLMCRQGMNQAVGVITVPNPVSVGFHESLGFEPAGIWKQCGYKLGRWWDVGVWQKELQRAANPPPAVTPFATLTAAEVAVVIERHQPG from the coding sequence ATGCCCGTCGCCATCCGTATCGCACGCGAAGAAGACGCCAGCGCCATCCACGCGATCTACACCCCGCACGTCAACCAAGGCGTCGCCACCTTCGAGACCACGCCACCCGGCGACGAGGCCATGCGCGGACGCATCCGAGCGCGCCTGCCGCAGTATCCGTGGCTGGTCTGGGAAGAGCATGGCGAGGTGCTGGCCTACGCCTATGCCGGCCGCTTCCGCGAACGTGCCGCCTACGACTGGATCGCCGAAACCTCGATCTATGTGCACAGCGACGCACAGCGCCGTGGCATCGCGCGCCGGCTCTACAGCGCCCTGCTGGACCTGATGTGCCGGCAGGGCATGAACCAGGCCGTGGGGGTCATCACGGTACCTAACCCGGTCAGCGTCGGCTTCCACGAATCGCTGGGATTCGAACCGGCCGGCATCTGGAAGCAGTGCGGCTACAAGCTCGGCCGCTGGTGGGATGTCGGCGTGTGGCAGAAAGAGCTGCAGCGAGCGGCCAACCCGCCGCCGGCGGTGACGCCGTTCGCCACGCTGACCGCAGCCGAGGTCGCGGTCGTGATCGAACGCCACCAGCCCGGCTGA
- a CDS encoding SDR family oxidoreductase — protein sequence MQLDQVKAIITGGASGLGYAVAQHLVAHGAHVALFDVNEEKGQAAAKALGQAARFYRTDVTSEEGVAANVASARDAMDGLNMVMNCAGILGAGRVLGKEGPMALNNFATTVMVNLVGSFNVAKAAAALMQHNEAGEDGERGVIINTASVAAYEGQIGQAAYSASKGGVVGMTLPMARELARFGIRVATIAPGIFWTPMVDGMPPQVQESLSASIPFPSRLGKPEEFAQTVAFILGNRYINGETIRLDGAVRLQPK from the coding sequence ATGCAACTCGATCAGGTCAAGGCGATCATCACCGGCGGTGCCTCCGGTCTCGGCTACGCCGTGGCACAGCACCTCGTCGCCCACGGCGCCCATGTGGCCCTGTTCGACGTGAACGAGGAAAAAGGCCAGGCTGCCGCCAAGGCGCTGGGCCAGGCCGCGCGTTTCTACCGCACCGACGTCACCAGTGAGGAAGGCGTTGCCGCCAACGTGGCATCCGCCCGAGACGCGATGGACGGCCTCAACATGGTGATGAACTGCGCCGGCATCCTTGGCGCTGGGCGTGTGCTGGGCAAGGAAGGCCCGATGGCGCTGAACAACTTCGCCACGACCGTGATGGTGAACCTGGTCGGCAGCTTCAACGTGGCCAAAGCCGCTGCGGCACTGATGCAGCACAACGAGGCGGGCGAGGACGGCGAGCGCGGGGTGATCATCAATACCGCCAGCGTCGCCGCCTACGAGGGCCAGATCGGCCAGGCCGCCTACTCGGCGTCCAAGGGTGGCGTGGTCGGCATGACCCTGCCGATGGCACGCGAACTGGCCCGCTTCGGCATCCGCGTGGCGACCATCGCACCCGGCATCTTCTGGACCCCGATGGTCGACGGCATGCCGCCGCAGGTGCAGGAGTCGCTGTCGGCCTCGATCCCGTTCCCGTCGCGCCTGGGCAAGCCGGAAGAGTTCGCCCAGACCGTGGCCTTCATCCTCGGCAACCGCTACATCAACGGCGAGACCATCCGCCTGGACGGCGCGGTACGGTTGCAGCCGAAATAA
- the yeiP gene encoding elongation factor P-like protein YeiP, producing the protein MKASDVKKGNVVEHEGTVYQVRDIERSSPTARGGNVTFRFTLYSIPGGRKFDLSLRADDDLKEMELVRRAANFSYMDGDAFVFMDAEDYTQYMLPPELVGDNAGYIVEDLEGYYVQLIDDAPVGLQVPTSVMLTVVDTAPELKGASATKRTKPAKLNTGVEIQVPEYITNDEKVWVNTTTGEFGGRA; encoded by the coding sequence ATGAAAGCTTCCGACGTCAAGAAAGGCAACGTGGTCGAACACGAAGGCACCGTGTACCAGGTGCGCGACATCGAACGCAGCTCGCCCACCGCGCGTGGCGGCAATGTCACTTTCCGCTTCACCCTGTATTCGATTCCCGGCGGTCGCAAGTTCGACCTGAGCCTGCGTGCCGACGACGACCTGAAGGAGATGGAGCTGGTGCGCCGGGCCGCCAACTTCTCCTACATGGACGGCGACGCGTTCGTGTTCATGGACGCCGAGGACTACACCCAGTACATGCTGCCGCCGGAACTGGTGGGCGACAACGCGGGTTATATCGTCGAGGACCTCGAAGGCTATTACGTGCAGTTGATCGACGATGCACCGGTCGGCCTGCAGGTGCCCACCAGCGTGATGCTGACCGTGGTCGATACCGCACCGGAGCTGAAGGGCGCCAGCGCCACCAAGCGCACCAAGCCGGCCAAGCTCAATACCGGCGTGGAGATCCAGGTGCCGGAATACATCACCAATGACGAAAAGGTGTGGGTGAACACCACCACCGGCGAGTTCGGCGGCCGCGCCTGA
- a CDS encoding NAD-dependent epimerase/dehydratase family protein, which produces MKILVLGGDGFCGWPTALHLSDHGHDVAIVDNLSRRKIDIELECDSLTPIRPMNERLRAWKDISGRDIAFHNIDVAVNYQRLLDLLREWKPHAIVHFAEQRAAPYSMKSSVHKRYTVSNNLNATHNVLAAVVESGLDIHVAHLGTMGVYGYGTAGMKIPEGYLKVKVEIEGGELVENEILYPANPGSIYHMTKTQDQLLFHFYNKNDKVRITDLHQGIVWGTQTEQTRKDERLINRFDYDGDYGTVLNRFLMQAAVDYPLSVHGTGGQTRAFIHIQDTVKCIQLALENPPKKGDRVHIFNQMTETHRVRDLAAMIAERTGAKIENVPNPRNEADENELHVANDHFLHLGLAPITLNQGLMEEVTQIARKYAERCNRGKIPCVSLWNRRAVAAIQPVAANAASY; this is translated from the coding sequence ATGAAAATTCTGGTGCTTGGTGGTGACGGATTCTGCGGCTGGCCGACGGCGCTGCATCTGTCGGACCATGGTCACGACGTGGCGATCGTCGACAACCTGTCCCGCCGCAAGATCGATATCGAACTGGAGTGCGACTCGCTCACGCCGATCCGGCCGATGAACGAGCGGCTTCGCGCATGGAAGGACATCTCCGGCCGCGACATCGCCTTCCACAACATCGACGTGGCGGTGAACTACCAGCGCCTGCTCGACCTGCTGCGCGAATGGAAACCCCACGCCATCGTGCACTTCGCCGAACAGCGCGCCGCGCCATATTCCATGAAGAGCAGCGTGCACAAGCGCTACACAGTGAGCAACAACCTCAACGCCACCCACAACGTGCTGGCCGCGGTGGTGGAGAGCGGGCTCGACATCCACGTCGCTCACCTGGGCACCATGGGCGTGTACGGCTACGGCACCGCCGGCATGAAGATCCCCGAGGGCTACCTGAAGGTGAAGGTCGAGATCGAGGGCGGCGAGCTGGTGGAGAACGAGATTCTCTACCCGGCCAACCCCGGCAGCATCTACCACATGACCAAGACCCAGGATCAGCTGCTGTTCCACTTCTACAACAAGAACGACAAGGTACGTATCACCGACCTGCACCAGGGCATCGTCTGGGGCACGCAGACCGAACAGACCCGCAAGGACGAACGCCTGATCAACCGCTTCGACTACGACGGCGACTACGGCACCGTGCTGAACCGCTTCCTGATGCAGGCGGCGGTGGATTACCCGCTGAGCGTGCATGGCACCGGCGGACAAACCCGTGCCTTCATCCACATCCAGGACACGGTCAAGTGCATCCAGCTGGCGCTGGAGAACCCGCCGAAGAAGGGCGACCGCGTGCACATCTTCAACCAGATGACCGAGACGCATCGCGTGCGCGACCTGGCTGCGATGATCGCCGAGCGCACGGGCGCGAAGATCGAGAACGTGCCCAACCCGCGCAACGAGGCGGACGAGAACGAACTGCATGTGGCCAACGACCACTTCCTGCATCTGGGTCTGGCGCCGATCACGCTCAACCAGGGCCTGATGGAAGAAGTCACGCAGATCGCCCGGAAATACGCAGAGCGCTGCAACCGCGGCAAGATTCCCTGCGTCTCGCTGTGGAACCGCCGCGCGGTC